In Rattus rattus isolate New Zealand chromosome 9, Rrattus_CSIRO_v1, whole genome shotgun sequence, a genomic segment contains:
- the Ifi35 gene encoding interferon-induced 35 kDa protein, translating into MSVTLQAVLYSLQEEQSRLKSRLQELQQLKRERIDAPRDKIPFPVPEVPVVFQGLTKQSGQAPKSLVSNLKICCPLPGGSALITFDDPKVVERLLQQKEHKVDIEDCRLRVQIQPLELPMVTNIQVSSQPDSHRVLVSGFPAGLRLSEEELLDKLEIFFGKAKNGGGDVETREMLQGTVMLGFANEEVAQHLCQIGQFSVPLGRQQVLLRVSPYVSGEIQEAEIKFQQAPHSVLVTNIPDVLDAQELQDILEIHFQKPTRGGGEVEALAVVPVGQQGLAVFTSESS; encoded by the exons ATGTCTGTGACCCTGCAAGCT GTCCTCTACAGTCTTCAGGAGGAGCAGTCCAGGCTCAAGTCGAGGCTGCAGGAACTACAGCAGCTGAAAAGGGAGCGCATAGACGCTCCCAGAGACAAG ATCCCATTCCCGGTGCCTGAAGTCCCCGTGGTATTCCAAGGTCTAACTAAGCAGAGCGGCCAAGCACCCAAGTCTCTAGTTTCTAACTTGaagatctgctgccctctgcctGGAGGTTCTGCTCTGATCACCTTTGATGACCCCAAAG TGGTTGAGCGGTTGCTACAACAAAAGGAACATAAAGTTGACATAGAGGACTGCCGGCTGCGGGTGCAGATCCAGCCCTTGGAGCTGCCTATGGTGACCAACATCCAG GTGTCCAGCCAGCCGGATAGCCACAGGGTGCTAGTCAGTGGCTTTCCTGCTGGACTTAGGCTGAGTGAGGAGGAGCTACTGGACAAGTTAGAGATCTTCTTCGGCAAGGCCAAGAATGGAGGTGGGGATGTCGAGACCCGGGAGATGCTGCAAGGGACTGTCATGCTGGGATTTGCTAATGAAGAAG TGGCCCAGCACTTATGCCAGATTGGCCAGTTCAGTGTCCCACTGGGTCGGCAGCAGGTCCTTTTGAGGGTCTCTCCCTATGTGAGTGGGGAGATCCAGGAAGCTGAG ATCAAATTCCAGCAAGCACCTCATTCAGTGCTGGTGACGAATATTCCCGATGTCCTGGATGCGCAGGAACTGCAAGACATTCTGGAGATCCACTTCCAGAAGCCTACCCgtgggggcggggaggtggaGGCCCTGGCAGTTGTACCTGTGGGGCAGCAGGGCCTGGCTGTCTTTACTTCTGAGTCAAGCTAG
- the Vat1 gene encoding synaptic vesicle membrane protein VAT-1 homolog, whose protein sequence is MSAEREATEAATVAAAAEARAETGAGEGAPSQPPTVEVASDPQPPPAPEASASASAPPLRCLVLTGFGGYDKVKLQSRPAVPPAPGPGQVTLRVRACGLNFADLMGRQGLYDRLPPLPVTPGMEGAGVVVAVGEGVSDRKAGDRVMVLNRSGMWQEEVTVPSAQTFLMPEAMTFEEAAALLVNYITAYMVLFDFGNLRPGHSVLVHMAAGGVGMAALQLCRTVENVTVFGTASASKHEVLKENGVTHPIDYHTTDYVDEIKKISPKGVDIVMDPLGGSDTAKGYHLLKPMGKVVTYGMANLLTGPKRNLMAMARTWWNQFSVTALQLLQANRAVCGFHLGYLDGEVELVSRVVTHLLALYNQGHIKPRIDSVWPFEKVADAMRQMQEKKNIGKVLLVPGPEKET, encoded by the exons ATGTCGGCGGAGAGGGAGGCAACCGAGGCGGCCACTGTGGCGGCGGCAGCCGAGGCCCGGGCGGAGACCGGAGCCGGGGAGGGTGCGCCTTCGCAACCCCCGACCGTCGAGGTGGCGAGCGACCCGCAGCCGCCACCGGCCCCCGAAGCGTCGGCATCCGCCTCGGCTCCGCCACTTCGCTGCCTGGTACTCACCGGCTTCGGTGGCTACGATAAAGTGAAGCTGCAGAGCCGACCGGCGGTGCCCCCGGCCCCGGGTCCCGGTCAGGTGACGCTGCGGGTGCGAGCCTGCGGGCTCAACTTTGCCGACCTCATGGGCCGCCAGGGGCTGTACGACCGGCTGCCGCCTCTGCCGGTCACCCCCGGCATGGAGGGCGCGGGCGTGGTGGTGGCCGTGGGCGAGGGTGTCAGCGACCGTAAG gCAGGGGATAGGGTGATGGTGTTGAACCGGTCAGGGATGTGGCAGGAGGAAGTGACTGTGCCATCAGCCCAGACTTTCCTGATGCCGGAGGCCATGACCTTTGAGGAAGCTGCTGCCTTGCTGGTCAATTATATCACCGCCTACATGGTTCTCTTTGACTTCGGCAACCTAAGACCCGGCCACAGCGTCTTGGTACACATGGCTGCAG GTGGTGTTGGCATGGCAGCCCTGCAGTTATGCCGCACCGTGGAGAACGTGACAGTGTTCGGAACGGCCTCAGCCAGCAAGCATGAGGTGCTGAAGGAGAACGGGGTCACACACCCCATCGACTACCACACGACTGACTATGTGGATGAGATCAAAAAGATCTCCCCCAAAG GAGTAGACATCGTCATGGACCCTCTGGGTGGGTCGGACACTGCGAAGGGCTACCACCTTCTCAAACCCATGGGCAAAGTTGTCACTTACG GCATGGCCAACCTGCTGACGGGCCCCAAGCGGAACCTGATGGCCATGGCCCGCACCTGGTGGAATCAGTTCAGTGTGACAGCTCTGCAGCTGCTGCAGGCCAACCGAGCTGTGTGCGGCTTCCACCTGGGCTACCTGGACGGTGAGGTGGAGCTCGTCAGTAGGGTGGTTACCCACCTCCTGGCTCTGTACAATCAGGGCCACATCAAACCCCGGATCGACTCAGTCTGGCCCTTCGAGAAG gtGGCTGATGCCatgaggcagatgcaggagaagAAAAACATAGGCAAAGTCCTCTTGGTTCCTGGGCCTGAGAAGGAGACCTAG